A stretch of the Tardiphaga sp. 709 genome encodes the following:
- a CDS encoding patatin-like phospholipase family protein, producing the protein MDARTPDSDTTVETGWRPDRCDRVALVLQGGGALGAYQAGVYQALHEQGMEPDWVCGVSIGAINSAIIAGNPPEDRLEKLQIFWDRITARKVWHYTPDGDVYRKARNLASSFMTTTLGQPGFFKPHEVNPWFSPAGAKTATSYYDTSPLRDTLLELVDFDLINSRKTHFAVGAVNVITGNFLYFDNKKEVIAPEHVMASGALPPALPMVKIGTDHFWDGGIVSNTPLQHLLDQEDRMNSLVFQVDLFSARGVLPRDIQEVLARHKDIVYSSRTRHNTDIYRRMNNLKSELYKVLQRIPDDQLSDEERARRDSLSDLPEITILQMIYQQKAYEGDSKDHEFSATSMREHWQSGLDDTRRTLKRRDWLALPEQGKGIVVHDVHRESSS; encoded by the coding sequence ATGGATGCGCGGACACCCGATTCAGATACGACTGTCGAGACCGGCTGGCGCCCCGACCGCTGCGATCGTGTAGCACTGGTGCTGCAGGGCGGCGGCGCCCTCGGCGCCTATCAGGCCGGCGTGTATCAGGCGCTCCATGAGCAAGGCATGGAGCCGGACTGGGTGTGCGGCGTATCGATCGGCGCGATCAATTCGGCGATCATCGCCGGCAATCCGCCGGAAGATCGACTGGAGAAGCTGCAGATTTTTTGGGACCGCATCACCGCCCGCAAGGTCTGGCACTACACACCGGACGGCGACGTCTACCGCAAGGCCCGCAATCTCGCGAGCTCGTTCATGACCACGACCCTCGGCCAGCCCGGTTTCTTCAAACCGCACGAGGTCAATCCGTGGTTCAGTCCGGCCGGTGCGAAGACGGCGACGAGCTATTACGACACCTCGCCGCTGCGCGACACGCTACTCGAACTGGTCGACTTCGACCTGATCAATTCGCGCAAAACCCATTTCGCCGTCGGCGCGGTCAATGTCATCACCGGCAACTTCCTGTATTTCGACAACAAGAAGGAAGTCATCGCGCCCGAACACGTGATGGCATCAGGCGCACTGCCGCCAGCTTTGCCGATGGTGAAGATCGGCACTGATCATTTCTGGGACGGCGGCATCGTCTCTAACACGCCGCTGCAGCACCTGCTCGACCAGGAAGACAGGATGAACTCGCTGGTCTTCCAGGTCGACCTGTTCAGCGCCCGCGGCGTGCTGCCGCGCGATATCCAGGAGGTTCTGGCCCGGCACAAGGACATCGTCTATTCGTCCCGCACCCGCCACAACACCGACATCTACCGACGTATGAACAATCTGAAGTCGGAGCTCTACAAGGTGCTACAGCGCATTCCCGACGACCAGCTCAGCGACGAGGAGCGCGCGCGGCGCGACAGTCTTTCGGATCTGCCGGAGATCACCATCCTGCAGATGATCTATCAGCAGAAAGCCTATGAAGGCGATTCCAAGGACCACGAGTTCTCGGCGACCTCGATGCGCGAGCACTGGCAGAGCGGCCTCGACGATACCCGCCGCACCCTGAAGCGCCGCGACTGGCTGGCGCTGCCGGAGCAAGGCAAGGGCATCGTGGTGCATGACGTGCATCGCGAGAGCAGTTCCTGA
- a CDS encoding inorganic phosphate transporter — protein MTDFTLNQPISGSGPVEPASRPNLDKGFNPLTMILFFGILAAGLLFVAYSIYVDVNATGTRVTSYLPYLLLFVALLIALGFEFVNGFHDTANAVATVIYTHSLPAEFAVMWSGFFNFLGVLFSTGAVAFGIVSLLPVELILQVSSGAGFAMVFALLIAAIIWNLGTWYLGLPASSSHTLIGSIIGVGIANALMRGRDGTSGVDWGKATEIGYALLLSPLFGFACAAILLLVLKFLVRNPALYAAPDGNKAPPLWIRGILIATCTGVSFAHGSNDGQKGMGLIMLVLIGTVPTAYALNRALPESRVAQFQVNSIAAAKVIAAKGAGHSIIGDPRPAVTTYVSQRKISEGTYPSLAVLVQQVGDQVRSYGTLDKVPAESVGNTRNDMYLASEAIRFLMKDKENDLNKEDVATLNAYKGSLDAATKFIPDWVKIAVAIALGLGTMVGWKRIVVTVGEKIGKTHLTYAQGASAELVAAATIGAADVFGLPVSTTHVLSSGVAGTMAANGSGLQMATIRNLLMAWVLTLPCAIMLSASLYVLFSQLF, from the coding sequence ATGACCGATTTCACACTCAATCAACCCATTTCCGGAAGCGGGCCAGTCGAGCCGGCATCGCGGCCCAATCTCGACAAGGGCTTCAACCCGCTGACGATGATCCTGTTTTTCGGCATTCTCGCCGCCGGCCTCCTGTTCGTCGCCTACAGCATCTATGTGGACGTCAATGCCACCGGCACCCGCGTCACCAGCTATCTGCCTTACCTCCTGCTGTTCGTGGCGCTGCTGATCGCGCTCGGCTTCGAATTCGTCAACGGCTTCCATGACACCGCCAATGCGGTGGCCACCGTGATTTACACCCACTCGCTGCCGGCGGAATTCGCCGTGATGTGGTCAGGCTTCTTCAACTTCCTCGGCGTGCTGTTCTCCACGGGCGCGGTGGCTTTCGGCATCGTTTCGCTGCTGCCGGTGGAATTGATCCTGCAGGTTTCCAGCGGCGCCGGCTTTGCCATGGTGTTCGCGCTGCTGATCGCAGCGATCATCTGGAATCTCGGCACCTGGTATCTCGGCCTGCCGGCCTCCAGCTCGCACACGCTGATCGGTTCGATCATCGGCGTCGGTATTGCCAATGCGCTGATGCGCGGCCGTGACGGCACCTCGGGCGTCGATTGGGGCAAGGCCACCGAAATCGGCTATGCGCTGCTGCTGTCGCCGCTGTTCGGCTTCGCCTGCGCCGCCATCCTGCTGCTGGTGCTGAAATTCCTCGTGCGTAACCCCGCTTTGTACGCAGCGCCGGATGGCAACAAGGCGCCGCCGCTGTGGATCCGCGGCATCCTGATCGCGACCTGCACCGGCGTGTCGTTTGCGCATGGTTCGAATGACGGTCAGAAGGGCATGGGCCTGATCATGCTGGTGCTGATCGGCACCGTGCCGACCGCCTATGCGCTGAACCGCGCATTGCCGGAATCCCGCGTCGCCCAGTTCCAGGTCAACTCCATCGCGGCCGCCAAGGTGATCGCAGCCAAGGGTGCCGGCCACAGCATCATCGGCGATCCCCGTCCGGCGGTGACCACCTATGTCTCGCAGCGCAAGATCAGCGAAGGCACCTATCCGTCGCTCGCCGTTCTCGTGCAGCAGGTCGGCGATCAGGTCCGCAGCTATGGCACGCTCGACAAGGTGCCTGCGGAATCCGTCGGCAACACCCGTAACGACATGTATCTCGCATCGGAAGCCATCCGCTTCCTGATGAAGGACAAGGAAAACGACCTCAACAAGGAAGATGTCGCGACGCTCAATGCCTATAAAGGCTCGCTCGATGCCGCGACCAAGTTCATCCCGGATTGGGTGAAGATCGCCGTGGCCATCGCGCTCGGTTTGGGCACCATGGTCGGCTGGAAGCGCATCGTCGTCACCGTCGGCGAGAAGATCGGCAAGACGCATCTGACCTATGCGCAGGGTGCTTCGGCCGAACTCGTGGCTGCGGCGACCATCGGCGCGGCTGACGTCTTCGGCCTGCCGGTCTCGACCACCCACGTGCTGTCGTCCGGCGTCGCCGGCACCATGGCGGCGAATGGTTCGGGCCTGCAGATGGCCACCATCCGCAACCTGTTGATGGCCTGGGTGCTGACGCTGCCTTGCGCCATCATGCTCTCGGCCAGCCTCTACGTGCTGTTCAGCCAGCTGTTCTGA
- a CDS encoding ATP-binding protein, producing the protein MAAALIREAGFYAQPCEDFLSLLEEIKGGAGVAVIADEAIKTVDLRGLGNWLHDQPSWSDFPIVLLTRQGGGPERNPDAARLGQLLGNVTFIERPFHPTTLISIVGSAVRARRRQYQTRAILEDLGDSQGLLQTALDAGRLGTLELHLPELRLEVSDTTKACFGRRPDQSFTFSELQAAVHPDDREQRQQALDATLMAGADYNVEYRNIWPDGSVHWVETRARMVRGPDGKPKTLVGVSVDITARKSADIDRDNLLEQLTAERSALAELTATLEQRVEERSNDLMKEVAAREKAQDQLRQAQKMETIGQLTGGVAHDFNNLLMAVMGNLDLLRKRMPDDPRLKRLVDGAMQGAERGASLTQRLLAFARQQDLKAVAVDLGALVRGMSDLLERSLGPRVALRLDIPDDLPRAQIDPNQLELAILNLAINARDAMQDGGSIDIKVKKHRVGKGDPVLKPGDYLKVSIIDNGAGMSPETLKKAIEPFFSTKPVGKGTGLGLSMVHGLAVQLGGTLDLSSVVGKGTTATLVLPVTDRKPEAVDTANVMRHAARSAVILFVDDDPLIAMSTTEMLEDLGHRVIPANSGRHALEILKSDEPLDLMMTDHMMPGMTGIELAAYSREMRPSLPILLATGYADLPEGAQVDLPRLAKPYHQDQLRDRLDQLLG; encoded by the coding sequence GTGGCTGCCGCCTTGATCCGCGAGGCCGGTTTTTACGCGCAGCCGTGCGAGGACTTCCTGTCGCTGCTCGAGGAGATCAAGGGCGGCGCCGGTGTTGCCGTGATCGCCGACGAGGCGATCAAGACCGTCGACCTACGCGGCCTCGGCAACTGGCTGCACGATCAACCGTCGTGGTCCGATTTTCCGATCGTGCTGCTGACGCGTCAGGGCGGCGGACCGGAGCGCAACCCGGATGCCGCGCGGCTCGGACAGTTGCTCGGCAATGTGACGTTCATCGAGCGCCCGTTTCACCCGACAACCCTGATTTCGATCGTCGGTTCGGCCGTCCGCGCGCGCCGGCGTCAATATCAGACGCGTGCCATTCTCGAAGACCTCGGCGACAGTCAGGGGCTGCTGCAGACGGCGCTCGATGCGGGACGGCTCGGCACGCTCGAACTGCATCTGCCCGAACTTCGGCTTGAGGTCTCGGATACGACCAAGGCATGCTTCGGCCGCCGGCCGGATCAGTCGTTCACGTTCAGCGAGTTGCAGGCCGCGGTTCATCCCGATGATCGCGAGCAACGCCAGCAGGCGCTCGATGCGACGCTGATGGCCGGCGCGGACTACAATGTCGAATACCGCAATATCTGGCCGGACGGTTCGGTGCATTGGGTCGAGACGCGTGCGCGCATGGTCCGTGGGCCTGATGGCAAGCCGAAAACGCTGGTCGGCGTCTCCGTCGATATCACGGCGCGGAAGTCTGCCGATATCGATCGCGACAATTTGCTGGAGCAGTTGACGGCGGAGCGGTCCGCGCTTGCCGAGCTCACGGCGACGCTCGAACAGCGCGTCGAGGAACGCAGCAACGACCTGATGAAGGAAGTCGCGGCGCGCGAGAAGGCGCAGGACCAACTGCGTCAGGCGCAGAAGATGGAGACCATCGGCCAGCTCACCGGCGGCGTCGCGCATGACTTCAACAATCTGCTGATGGCGGTGATGGGCAATCTCGATCTGCTGCGCAAGCGCATGCCGGACGACCCGCGCCTGAAACGACTGGTCGATGGCGCGATGCAGGGCGCCGAGCGCGGCGCCTCGCTGACGCAGCGGCTACTGGCCTTTGCACGGCAGCAGGATCTGAAAGCCGTGGCCGTCGATCTCGGTGCCCTGGTCCGCGGCATGAGCGATCTGCTCGAGCGCTCGCTCGGGCCGCGCGTCGCGCTGCGTCTCGATATTCCCGACGATTTGCCGCGGGCGCAGATCGATCCCAATCAACTCGAACTCGCCATCCTCAATCTCGCGATCAATGCGCGCGACGCCATGCAGGACGGCGGCTCCATCGATATCAAAGTGAAGAAGCACCGGGTCGGCAAGGGCGACCCGGTTCTGAAGCCCGGCGACTATCTCAAGGTGTCGATCATCGACAATGGCGCGGGCATGTCGCCGGAGACGTTGAAGAAGGCGATCGAGCCGTTCTTCTCGACCAAGCCGGTCGGCAAGGGGACCGGTCTCGGTCTGTCCATGGTGCACGGTCTGGCTGTACAGCTTGGCGGCACGCTCGATCTATCGAGCGTCGTCGGCAAGGGAACGACGGCGACCCTCGTGCTGCCGGTCACCGACAGGAAGCCGGAGGCGGTCGATACGGCCAATGTCATGCGCCATGCCGCGCGCTCTGCCGTGATCCTGTTCGTCGATGACGATCCCCTCATCGCGATGTCGACAACGGAGATGCTGGAGGATCTCGGCCATCGTGTGATCCCCGCGAATTCGGGGCGGCATGCGCTGGAGATTTTGAAAAGCGACGAGCCGCTCGATCTGATGATGACCGATCACATGATGCCCGGCATGACGGGCATCGAGCTTGCGGCTTATTCCCGCGAAATGCGGCCATCGCTGCCGATCCTGCTCGCCACTGGCTATGCGGATTTGCCCGAAGGCGCTCAAGTCGATCTGCCGCGGCTTGCCAAGCCGTATCATCAGGATCAGCTCCGGGATCGGCTCGATCAACTGCTGGGCTGA